The following nucleotide sequence is from Actinomycetota bacterium.
CGCTGCCGGAGGTCGTGGGGGGTGAGCGCAACTGGGACTACCGCTACGCCTGGGTGCGCGACGCCAGCTTCACGCTGGATGCGTTGTGGGTTGCGGCTTGCCCGGATGAGTCGCGAGCGTTCCTGGACTACCTGACGACCGCCGCCAGCTCGGTGTACCGCCGCCGTGAGCTGCAGATCATGTTCGGGGTGGGCGGGGAGCGTGACCTGTCGGAGCGTGAGCTGAACCACCTGTCCGGGTGGCGGGACAGCCGCCCGGTGCGGGTCGGCAACGGCGCCTGGCAGCAGGAGCAGTTGGACGTGTACGGCGAGTTGCTCGCCGCGGTCCATCGGTTGCGGGACCAGTTGAGCGACCTGGACGACCAGGAGCAACGCTTCCTCGTGACGCTGGCCGATACGGCTGCCGAGGTGTGGACCGAGACCGACCACGGCATCTGGGAGATCCGCGGCGAGCCCCACCACTACCTGTACTCGAAGCTGATGTGCTGGGTGGCACTGGATCGTGCGATCGACCTCGCTGGCGCTCTCGACGCTTCCGACAGGATCGAGGCGTGGAAGCGGACCCGCGACGAGGTCCGCCAGGCCATCCTCGACCGCGGATGGAGCGATGAGGCCGGTGCGTTCACGCAGGCCTTCGGGACGACCGATCTGGACGCGTCCAACCTCGTGATCTCGATCGTCGGGTTCCTGCCGGCCGACGACGAGCGGGTGCTGGCCACGATCGACGCGACCGCCGAGCGGCTGACGGACGAGCACGGGCTGGTCTACCGCTACCGGGCCCACGACGGTCTCGCCGGAGAGGAAGGCAGCTTCCTGCTGTGCACCTTCTGGCTCGCAGAGGCGTACGCCCGCTCCGGGCAGACCGAGCGAGCCCGGGAGGTCTTCGAGCGGGCGGTCGGGTTCGTCAACGACGTGGGCCTGCTGTCGGAAGAGGTCGCCCCGGAGAGCGGTGAGCTGATCGGCAACTTCCCGCAGGCCTTCAGCCACATCGGCTTGATCAACGCGGCCTGGGCGATCGCGCAGGCGCAACAGGGCACCGCC
It contains:
- a CDS encoding glycoside hydrolase family 15 protein, translating into MSDRPIADHALLSDCQSAALVDRDGSVEWLCFPRFDSPSVFARLLDDGDGGHFSVRPTGDAEVTRRYIDGSLVLVTTFETSDGVVELTDALAMAESVRGHDLGDGSPHVLLRRAVCTEGQVDLAVSFAPRYEYGLTTPLVREVDGGVIARGGPVALRLSTDVPLVVEGPVVHATVSLSAGESVSFAVSYGSSWQPSSEPWSPEQVADRLDDTVAAWRSWKEQHQRYEGPYADLVDHSGRVLQGLTFQPTGAIVAAATTSLPEVVGGERNWDYRYAWVRDASFTLDALWVAACPDESRAFLDYLTTAASSVYRRRELQIMFGVGGERDLSERELNHLSGWRDSRPVRVGNGAWQQEQLDVYGELLAAVHRLRDQLSDLDDQEQRFLVTLADTAAEVWTETDHGIWEIRGEPHHYLYSKLMCWVALDRAIDLAGALDASDRIEAWKRTRDEVRQAILDRGWSDEAGAFTQAFGTTDLDASNLVISIVGFLPADDERVLATIDATAERLTDEHGLVYRYRAHDGLAGEEGSFLLCTFWLAEAYARSGQTERAREVFERAVGFVNDVGLLSEEVAPESGELIGNFPQAFSHIGLINAAWAIAQAQQGTAAGDDRPGD